In Shinella sp. XGS7, a single genomic region encodes these proteins:
- a CDS encoding ATP-dependent helicase, which translates to MNPFLRAREEALKLREELVGKQAGSPVSSKDLLSRVEEVIGELGIQPVPKASGVLRGAKATLRRNEGFIYYRDDYDWPKQAYLIAHELGHFKLDPDVDEDDLHRDAEEFVPASPTAAHVEAYGARERDELQKNVFGRELLLPRQVARAMFFAGQGPRAIAKDLGIPLEVARQQVLDAVLLPPYVPLPPGPLPKPSADQLKAIYATEKHVHVVAGPGTGKTTTLVHRVKKLIEEDNVDPRKILVLTFTNKAAAELVDRLQRAGVRGASEIWAGTFHAFGLEFLRKYFQHFNVSQDVAVADKITQLTLTARALANAHLEFYKRTDDPYEWLPPVLETALRVKEELVPIDEYLAAALETTDDDINRARFRDVATVARTYEDALQERGVVDFVDLVAMPAQAIAADRAKFTDVADRYEHVLVDEFQDLTSAMLAMTAELSRNAQSLWVVGDVRQAIYHWRGASLDALVGFERRFARAKRYDLVENRRSVQEVIDLTAFAGEVHPLQDEFPLTEAKCKRGPSRRQPVIYRSTSRPAMWTALADNIRQELKDGIALRNQVVLARKGAVVAAAAKELKEAGIPVVYVGELMERQEVKDLLAFIQLVVERSPRALLRIGELVEPKMGTADIMATLQAVADDSSLHRAEWVKSSEVPLSQGGHASRRALARLMRGFSWSSSPWDFLCELLLERRFLLADLDDHSIDGHLRRLAQWQFAYMARVGDGDRKRTTLFRLLHRVRLRQQVRDIYVDRELPPETNGLEGVRVLTIHASKGLEFQAVHLACVNGRDFAGDDEANPLLPPEAIRSTVEQHQFEVEVEKHNLLYVAVSRAKDAISIYENSKEFPFDHVVALEEAVESGGLIEQDGPIGKGATSSATKPTSGTAPAYVAHEQLMAYDRCPRQYLYRFGFELGQELSPNPALQARALVRRTLKELAEANQYDRLAETFARAWAQARLPDASADPQLWSQAWASAVSGSTYLSGLQGKFLQASADVRSLEVGLPWGVVIRAPGGWHLHCVDFYSASKTTLERHDKFLGQLMHLTPIGGKVVAASLLDLSRGTSRDVTPIYVADRSLLSTRSQGLASGDFNPSGGRYPCARCAYSYVCPSLPST; encoded by the coding sequence GTGAATCCTTTTCTGCGTGCGCGTGAAGAGGCGTTGAAGCTTCGAGAAGAGCTGGTGGGCAAGCAGGCGGGGTCGCCGGTTTCCTCGAAAGACCTGCTGTCCCGGGTCGAAGAGGTCATCGGCGAGCTTGGCATTCAACCAGTGCCAAAGGCCAGCGGAGTTCTGCGGGGCGCCAAGGCGACGCTTAGGCGCAATGAAGGATTCATCTACTACCGCGACGACTACGACTGGCCCAAGCAGGCGTATCTCATTGCCCATGAGTTGGGGCACTTCAAGCTCGATCCGGATGTCGATGAAGACGACCTCCATCGCGACGCTGAGGAGTTCGTGCCGGCGTCACCCACGGCGGCACACGTCGAAGCCTACGGGGCAAGAGAGCGCGACGAGCTGCAGAAGAACGTCTTCGGCAGAGAGTTGCTGTTGCCGCGCCAGGTTGCTCGTGCGATGTTCTTTGCGGGCCAAGGACCCCGAGCTATCGCGAAGGACCTGGGCATTCCGCTGGAGGTTGCCCGGCAACAGGTGCTGGATGCGGTGCTGCTACCACCCTACGTGCCTCTGCCTCCAGGGCCACTTCCAAAGCCAAGCGCGGACCAGTTAAAGGCCATTTACGCGACGGAGAAACACGTCCATGTAGTGGCCGGCCCAGGAACCGGCAAGACGACTACGCTTGTTCATCGGGTCAAGAAGCTCATCGAGGAGGACAACGTCGATCCACGCAAGATTCTGGTCCTCACGTTCACAAACAAGGCCGCGGCGGAGCTGGTCGACAGGCTGCAGCGGGCCGGGGTCAGAGGCGCGTCCGAGATTTGGGCAGGCACCTTCCATGCCTTCGGACTGGAGTTCCTACGCAAGTATTTCCAGCACTTCAATGTGTCGCAGGACGTCGCTGTTGCGGACAAGATTACCCAGCTGACGCTCACAGCTCGGGCGCTGGCGAACGCGCATCTCGAGTTCTACAAGCGCACCGACGACCCCTACGAATGGCTGCCACCGGTCCTCGAGACCGCGCTGCGTGTCAAGGAAGAGCTAGTTCCCATCGACGAGTACCTCGCAGCCGCGCTGGAAACGACGGATGACGACATAAATCGGGCTCGCTTCCGCGACGTAGCGACCGTCGCACGGACCTACGAGGACGCACTTCAAGAGCGAGGCGTTGTGGACTTCGTCGACCTGGTGGCCATGCCAGCGCAGGCCATAGCAGCGGACCGAGCGAAATTCACAGATGTCGCTGACCGCTACGAGCATGTGCTGGTGGATGAGTTTCAGGACCTGACTTCCGCCATGCTTGCGATGACCGCAGAGCTGTCCAGGAATGCTCAATCCCTTTGGGTGGTGGGAGATGTCCGCCAAGCGATCTATCACTGGCGCGGAGCGTCCTTGGATGCCCTGGTGGGTTTCGAACGGCGCTTCGCACGAGCGAAGCGGTACGACCTCGTTGAGAACCGACGCAGCGTGCAGGAGGTGATCGACCTTACCGCATTCGCCGGTGAGGTGCACCCCCTGCAGGACGAGTTTCCGCTGACCGAAGCCAAGTGCAAACGAGGTCCCAGCAGGCGCCAACCGGTCATCTACCGGTCTACGTCTCGGCCTGCAATGTGGACCGCGTTGGCGGACAACATCCGGCAGGAGCTCAAAGACGGAATTGCGCTGCGAAACCAGGTGGTACTAGCCCGCAAGGGTGCTGTCGTTGCCGCAGCCGCCAAGGAGCTGAAGGAAGCGGGCATCCCAGTGGTGTACGTTGGCGAGTTGATGGAGCGTCAGGAGGTGAAGGACCTGCTGGCGTTTATTCAGCTGGTCGTCGAACGAAGCCCGCGGGCCTTGCTACGTATCGGCGAGCTCGTCGAGCCAAAGATGGGCACCGCGGACATCATGGCGACCCTTCAGGCCGTCGCCGATGACTCTTCGCTTCACCGAGCGGAGTGGGTCAAGTCAAGCGAGGTTCCGTTGTCGCAGGGCGGGCATGCAAGCAGACGTGCCCTCGCTAGATTGATGCGTGGCTTCTCCTGGTCTTCAAGTCCCTGGGACTTCTTGTGCGAGCTGCTACTTGAGCGACGATTCCTACTTGCAGACCTCGACGACCATTCAATTGATGGGCACCTTCGGAGATTGGCTCAGTGGCAGTTCGCCTACATGGCCCGCGTGGGCGATGGCGACAGGAAGCGAACGACGCTGTTCCGATTGCTCCACCGCGTCCGACTGCGTCAGCAAGTCCGCGACATCTACGTGGACCGCGAGCTGCCGCCTGAGACGAACGGACTGGAAGGCGTCAGAGTCCTGACCATCCACGCCAGCAAAGGCCTTGAGTTCCAAGCTGTGCATCTCGCGTGTGTCAACGGCCGCGACTTTGCCGGCGACGATGAAGCTAACCCGTTGTTGCCGCCCGAAGCTATCCGCAGCACCGTGGAACAGCACCAGTTCGAAGTGGAGGTGGAGAAACATAACCTGCTGTACGTCGCCGTCTCACGCGCGAAAGATGCAATCTCCATTTACGAAAACAGCAAGGAGTTCCCCTTTGACCATGTAGTTGCGCTTGAGGAGGCAGTGGAAAGTGGGGGCCTGATCGAACAAGATGGGCCCATCGGGAAAGGCGCAACGTCCTCTGCTACCAAGCCGACAAGCGGCACTGCGCCGGCCTACGTTGCACATGAGCAACTCATGGCCTATGACCGCTGCCCACGTCAGTATCTCTATCGGTTTGGCTTCGAGCTGGGCCAAGAGCTGTCGCCAAATCCGGCGCTGCAGGCTCGTGCGCTGGTACGGCGAACATTGAAGGAGCTCGCCGAAGCCAATCAGTACGACAGGCTTGCGGAGACTTTTGCTCGGGCCTGGGCGCAAGCGCGCCTTCCGGACGCGAGTGCCGACCCCCAGCTTTGGTCACAAGCCTGGGCGTCAGCCGTGAGCGGTTCAACCTACCTATCGGGGCTCCAAGGAAAGTTCCTTCAGGCTTCAGCGGACGTTCGAAGCCTTGAGGTTGGACTGCCATGGGGTGTGGTGATCCGTGCACCTGGCGGATGGCACCTGCATTGCGTTGACTTCTACAGCGCATCGAAAACCACGCTCGAACGGCATGACAAGTTCCTCGGCCAGCTGATGCACCTCACCCCCATTGGGGGCAAAGTAGTCGCCGCGTCATTGCTTGATCTAAGTCGAGGTACTTCGCGGGACGTTACGCCTATCTACGTGGCGGATAGGTCGCTGCTCTCGACGCGCTCGCAGGGGCTCGCGAGCGGCGACTTCAATCCCAGCGGAGGCCGCTATCCGTGCGCGCGTTGCGCGTACTCGTATGTCTGCCCGTCCCTACCATCCACCTGA
- a CDS encoding Mov34/MPN/PAD-1 family protein, protein MNSNRLEVSKGTWLDLMADLRQRGGGRRESGAFLLGQVQGNTRHVHSWVPYDDLDPEALTKGYVRLGTAAFTRLWAVCAARQQMVVADVHTHPRGPYQSLSDRTNPMVSQAGHMALIVPRYAQGKVTPRSVSVNVYLGAKSWASYLDLEAETRIHLV, encoded by the coding sequence ATGAACTCCAACCGGCTTGAAGTATCGAAGGGGACGTGGCTCGACCTGATGGCGGACCTCCGCCAACGCGGGGGTGGAAGGAGAGAGTCGGGGGCGTTCTTGCTCGGACAGGTGCAGGGAAATACCCGGCATGTGCACTCTTGGGTGCCGTACGACGACCTCGACCCGGAAGCCTTGACGAAGGGCTACGTGAGGTTGGGAACAGCAGCCTTCACGAGGTTGTGGGCCGTGTGCGCTGCCCGCCAGCAGATGGTGGTTGCAGACGTGCATACCCACCCGCGAGGGCCGTATCAAAGCCTGTCTGACCGGACGAACCCGATGGTTTCCCAGGCCGGGCACATGGCGTTGATCGTGCCGCGCTACGCGCAGGGCAAGGTGACTCCCCGCTCCGTCAGCGTCAATGTTTACCTGGGCGCGAAGAGTTGGGCCAGCTACCTGGACCTCGAGGCCGAGACACGCATTCACTTGGTTTAA
- a CDS encoding ThiF family adenylyltransferase, which translates to MHADSFHRLMKMLVDSGEVATIDEAIITFSGYGVCLTLGEDVAQDSGLQIMALTVINTAARSFQGNVHIVGDLSLTLNLPGFEGSTLASFVEWAGVNAACIPTEAWPEIRVGRCTGPICRTSLEPWAAGWSFGIGPAPASRHEVFAPACIAAASLAVSEAFSLLRSDNPYAGRRPLAMSLWSMKADAAQPPENVGSAVGGDLWVVGLGHLGQAYCWTLSMMKRSSFTRLVLQDTDIITQSTLTTSVLSSPNDIGSKKTRTVAYWMEARGFDTRIVERRFDANTRLAAGEPTTALFGVDNPSARRVCEGAGFSLVLDAGLGSGHRDFRALRVRGFPGASSASIVWASDDLGAMPQLAPAYLELLQSGRDPCGITTLATRSVGAPFVGCYAAAILLAELVRRQAGALAHNVIDVSLRAPDRLEVA; encoded by the coding sequence ATGCATGCAGATTCGTTCCATCGGTTGATGAAGATGCTCGTCGACAGCGGTGAGGTGGCGACTATCGACGAGGCGATCATTACTTTCTCTGGCTACGGCGTGTGCCTGACGCTAGGCGAAGACGTCGCGCAAGACAGCGGGCTTCAGATCATGGCGCTGACCGTTATTAACACCGCTGCGAGGAGCTTTCAGGGTAATGTCCACATCGTCGGTGACCTCAGCTTGACGCTGAACTTGCCTGGGTTTGAAGGCTCCACATTGGCTTCATTCGTCGAATGGGCAGGTGTGAACGCCGCCTGCATCCCTACAGAGGCCTGGCCGGAAATTCGAGTGGGGCGTTGTACAGGTCCGATCTGTCGCACGTCGCTGGAGCCTTGGGCAGCGGGTTGGAGCTTTGGCATCGGTCCGGCCCCCGCATCCAGGCACGAAGTCTTCGCGCCGGCCTGCATCGCAGCCGCGTCGCTCGCTGTGAGTGAGGCCTTCTCCCTGCTCCGTAGCGACAACCCGTATGCGGGGCGCCGCCCTCTGGCGATGTCCCTCTGGTCGATGAAAGCCGATGCAGCGCAACCTCCTGAAAACGTTGGCAGTGCGGTTGGTGGCGACCTTTGGGTCGTCGGACTTGGTCACCTTGGACAGGCCTACTGCTGGACGTTGAGCATGATGAAGCGCAGCAGCTTCACGCGACTGGTTCTGCAGGACACTGACATCATCACGCAGTCGACTCTGACCACCTCGGTGCTGTCGAGCCCGAACGACATCGGAAGCAAGAAGACCAGAACCGTGGCCTACTGGATGGAGGCACGTGGCTTCGATACGCGAATCGTTGAGCGGCGGTTTGACGCAAACACCCGCCTTGCGGCCGGCGAGCCAACAACTGCGCTCTTCGGCGTGGACAACCCTAGCGCACGCCGAGTCTGCGAGGGCGCCGGCTTCTCTCTGGTCTTGGACGCCGGGCTAGGCTCGGGTCACAGAGACTTCAGGGCATTGCGGGTGCGTGGATTCCCGGGCGCGTCGTCGGCCTCGATAGTCTGGGCTAGCGACGACCTCGGAGCCATGCCTCAACTCGCGCCCGCGTACCTGGAGCTTCTGCAGTCTGGCCGCGACCCTTGCGGCATTACGACCTTGGCCACGAGGTCCGTCGGAGCTCCCTTTGTGGGGTGCTATGCCGCAGCTATCCTCCTCGCCGAGTTGGTTCGCCGTCAGGCCGGCGCCCTTGCACACAACGTCATCGACGTGAGCCTCCGGGCGCCCGACCGGCTTGAGGTTGCCTGA
- a CDS encoding sigma factor-like helix-turn-helix DNA-binding protein has translation MSQAAVDEADVDIDADDAESLKSYQRLPEHELWLAKVFKMDGDQLLAALAIKKHTQAGYLPSEVLVTLARNGYGGSARVRNAIAIALNERLVIGFKGYLNRHLKWFKVVTRSSEAQVEGVAYVRERIFRSRAEVSFAEVRFGMFVGMRLLDWFKSQTALKNKAPSVDGELAPKDEDGSQLSLADQVPDEVGLTPEAALQQKQLFASCRSAVLSLPDKQRTAVLLCFHQNMTHKEAGKVMGLGESSVQKYVTAALNALRNGDWHD, from the coding sequence ATGAGTCAAGCAGCAGTAGATGAAGCGGACGTCGACATCGACGCAGACGACGCGGAAAGCCTGAAAAGCTACCAGCGGCTGCCTGAGCACGAGCTCTGGTTGGCCAAGGTGTTCAAGATGGACGGCGACCAGCTGCTCGCTGCGCTTGCCATAAAAAAGCACACCCAAGCAGGCTACCTCCCGTCGGAAGTGCTCGTGACATTGGCTCGCAACGGCTATGGCGGTAGCGCGCGAGTGCGTAATGCCATCGCAATCGCCCTAAACGAGCGCCTGGTTATCGGGTTCAAGGGCTACTTGAACCGCCACCTCAAATGGTTCAAGGTGGTGACGCGCAGCAGCGAGGCGCAGGTGGAGGGCGTGGCGTACGTACGCGAACGCATCTTCCGGAGTCGAGCTGAGGTGAGCTTCGCTGAGGTCCGGTTCGGAATGTTCGTCGGCATGCGGCTGTTGGACTGGTTCAAGTCGCAAACGGCGCTGAAGAACAAGGCGCCGTCGGTGGACGGTGAGCTGGCACCAAAGGACGAAGACGGAAGCCAACTCTCGTTGGCTGACCAGGTGCCCGATGAGGTTGGGCTCACCCCCGAGGCCGCCCTGCAGCAGAAGCAACTCTTCGCAAGCTGCCGCAGTGCCGTTCTCTCGCTGCCGGACAAGCAGCGAACTGCAGTGCTCCTTTGCTTTCATCAGAACATGACGCACAAGGAAGCCGGCAAGGTGATGGGCCTGGGCGAGAGCTCAGTGCAAAAGTATGTGACGGCGGCGCTGAACGCGCTGCGAAATGGAGACTGGCATGACTGA